The Stackebrandtia nassauensis DSM 44728 genome includes the window AGGAGAAACCTGATGTCACGCATGTCTATGCGGATGTTTATGCGGCCCGCCGGTGGCGGGCTGCGGCGGTAGTTCTCTTTCCCTCATCGCAGCCGAGACCGGCGGGCTGACGGCACAGCCGTGTGTGTCCTCTTAGAACCTTACGCGGGGCGGTTTCGTGCCCCGCCGACCGAAAGCGTATGGCGATGACCTATCGAAGCGATCCCTACGACCCCAAGGAAGCCGCGTACCTGTCGCCGCAGGCGCTCGACGACGCGATAGCCACGGCCGAGAAGGCCTTCGCCGAGGCCGGAGACGCCGACACCCTCGCGTCCATCAAGCACCTGCACCTGGGTGACAAGGCCCCGATCTCGCTGGCGCGCCGCGAGATCGGCTCGCTGCCCCCGGCTGCCAAGGCCGACGCGGGCAAACGCGTCAACACCGCCCGCCAGGCCGTGACGGTCGCCTACGAAGCCCGCGCCGAGGTCCTGGCCGCCGAGGCCGCCCAGCGCGTCCTGCGCGAGGAGACCGTCGACGTCACCGTCCCGGTCGACCGGCGCCCCCGCGGCGCCCGGCACCCGCTGACCCTGACGGCCGAACGCATCGCCGACTTCTTCACCGCGATGGGCTACCAGATCAGCGAGGGCCCCGAGATCGAACCGGAGTGGTTCAGCTTCGACGCGCTGAACATCGGCCCCGACCACCCCGCGCGCTCCATGATGGACACGTTCTATCTGGACGCCGCCGGTCGCGGCGCCGCCTCCGGCCTCACCCTGCGTCCGCACACCTCCTCGGTGCAGATCCACACCATGCTCACCCAGGAGCCGCCGATCTACGCCGTCTCCCCGGGCCGGGTCTACCGCACCGACGAGGTCGACGCGACCCACAGCCCCGTCTTCCACCAGACCGAGGGCATCGTCATCGACAAGGGCATCACCATGGCCCACCTCAAGGGCACCCTCGACCACTGGGCCAAGGCCATGTTCGGCGTCCAGGCCCGCACCCGGCTGCGGCCGTCCTACTTCCCGTTCACCGAACCCAGCGCCGAGGTCGACGTCTGGTTCGCCGCCCACCGCGACGGTCCCCGCTGGATCGAGTGGGGCGGTTGCGGCATGGTCAACCCGCGGGTGCTGCGCGCCTGCGGCATCGACCCGACCATCTACAGTGGCTTCGCCTTCGGGATGGGCATCGACCGCGCCGTCATGCTGCGGCACGGGGTCACCGATATGAGAGACATGTTCGACGGAGATGTGCGCTTCCCGCTGGCGCTGGGAACGGAGGAGTAGCCGATGCGAGTCCCACTGTCCTGGCTGCGCGAGTACGTCGCGCTGCCGCAAGACCTGCCGATCGCCGACCTCGACGCCGCGTTCGTCCAGTGCGGCCTGGAAGTCGACACCGTGGAAGACCTGCGCGACAACGTGACCGGCCCGCTCGTGGTCGGCACCGTCGCGTCCTTCGAGGTGCTCACCGACTTCAAGAAACCCATCCGCTACTGCCAGGTCGACGTCGGTGAACCCGAACCGCGCGGCATCATCTGCGGTGCCAGCAACTTCGCCGAGGGCGACCGGGTCGTCGTCGCGCTGCCCGGCGCGGTACTGCCGGGCGGCTTCGCGATCAGCGCCCGCAAGACCTACGGCCACGTGTCCGACGGCATGATCGCCTCGGCCCGCGAACTGGGCCTGGGCGAGGACCACTCAGGCATCATGGTGCTGCCCGACAGCGCCGAGGCCCCCAACGGCGCCGACGCGCGCCCGGTGATCGGCCTGGACGAGGTGATCTTCGAACTCGAACTCACCCCCGACATGAGCCACTGCTTCTCCATGCGCGGCATCGCCCGCGAGGTCGCCCACCGGCTCGGCGTCGGCTTCACCGACCCGGCCGGTCTGACCACCGAACCGGCGGCCACCGCCGACGGCCCGCACCCGCTGCGCGTCGACGACCCGCTGGGCTGCGACCGCTTCGCCACCCGCGCCGTCCGCGGCCTCGACCCCGCCGCGGCCAGTCCGGAATGGCTGCGCCGCCGCCTCATCCACGCGGGGATGCGTCCCATCAGTCTGGCCGTGGACGTCACCAACTACCTGATGCTGGAACTCGGCCAGCCCATGCACGCCTGGGACCTGGCCACCCTCAAGGGAACCCTGGTGGTGCGCCGCGCCGCCGCCGGCGAGAAACTGACCACACTCGACGACGTCGAACGGTCCCTGGACGCCGAGGACCTCGTCATCTGCGACGACACCGGTCCACTGTCCCTGGCCGGAATCATGGGCGGCGAAACCAGCGAGATCTCGGACTCCACAACGGACGTCCTCATGGAGGCGGCCCACTGGGACCCGACCACCATGGCCCGCACCGGCCGCCGCCACCGGCTGTCCAGTGAGGCCGGAAAACGCTTCGAACGCGGCGTCGACCCCGCACTGTGCCGCGTCGCGGTCCAGCGCGCCATCGACCTGCTCGTCGAATACGGCGGCGGCACCGTCGACGCGTCGGTCGGCGACATCGACAACCGCCGCCCCACCGCGACGATCCGCCTCGCCGCCGACCTACCGTCCCGCATCGCGGGCGTCAGCTACGACACCACCCGGGTCGGCGCGGCGCTGGACGCCTGCGGCTGCACCTGGACCGCCGAAGCCGACACCCTCACGGTGACGCCACCCAGCTGGCGGCCCGACATGACCGACCAGGCCGACGTCGTCGAAGAGGTCATCCGCCTCGACGGCTACGACAAGGTCCCCTCGGTCCTGCCCGCGGCCCCACCCGGCCGCGGCCTCACCCCGACCCAACGCCGACGCCGCCACATCGGCCGCGCCCTCGCGTCAGCCGGGTACGTCGAAACCCTCACCTACCCGTTCGGCGACCCGACGGTCTTCGACGCCCTCGGCCTCCCCGCCGACGACCCGCGCCGCCAGGTCCTCACCCTGGCCAACCCGATCGTCGACGCGGAACCGGCACTGCGCACCACCCTCATCCCGGGCCTCCTCAAGGCCCTCAAGGTGAACGTGGACCGCGGCATCCGCGATGTCGGCCTCTTCGAGACCGGCCTGGTCTTCAACCCCCGCCCGGGCTGGGAAGACCAACCGCTCCCACAACTCCCGGTCGACCGCCGACCGACCGCCGCCGAACTGGCGGTGGCCGACGCGCTCCGCCCACACCAACCCCAACACCTCGCCACGGTCCGCTGCGGCCACATCGAGAGCGACGGCTGGTGGGGCCCAGGCCGCTTGGGAGACTGGAGCGACGCCATAGCGGCGGCCCGCACCATCGCCTCGGCCTCCGGCGTCGAACTCGAAGTCCGCCAAGCCCAACACGCCCCCTGGCACCCGGGCCGCTGCGCCGAACTGCTCCACAACGACACCGTCGTGGGCCACGCGGGCGAACTCCACCCGAGCGTCTGCGACGCCCTGGAGGTACCCCGCCGCACCTGCGCGGTCGAGATCAACCTCGACGCCATCGGCTTCCCCGAGGTCCCACCAGGCCCATCGATCTCCCACTACCCGGTGGCCCTGATCGACGTCGCGGTGGTCGTCGACGCCACCACCCCGGCAGCCCAAGTGGCCAGCGCCCTCTCCGAAGGCGCGGGTGACCTCCTGGAGGACATCCGCCTGTTCGACGTCTTCTCCGGCGAACAACTCGGCGAGAACCGCAAATCGCTGGCCTACAAACTCACCTTCCGCGCCCCGGACCGCACCCTCACCGCGGACGAGACGGTCGAGGCCCGCGACCGAGCAGTCGCCCTCGCCGCCGACCGCCACGGCGCGGTACTGCGCGGGGCGTGATTTCTCGCCTGGTCATGATCGACGCGATCGGATAGCGAGTGGTGGGCGCCGAGTGCCCACCACTCGTCTAATTCCACACCTGATTTCGCCGATTCCAGGTCGGGATAGGACTGTCTTGGAAAACATCGAAAAACTCAGCAAACCCACTTTCTAAAACAAACTGACAATGCAATCTACACGCGCAGAGGGTTGTTCGTCGTATTGGCGACACAACCCTGTCTACAACCATTCAACGGATGGACACTTATAGATGCAGACGCACCCCAAGCCGCTTCGGCACCGGGGTTGCACGGGACCACAAGCGCGTTCTAGGTGGGGCGTAGATGAGTCAAATCGACCTCAAACAAATCGTAGCGGTGGCCCTGGCGGCTGAAATCGCGAAGAAGATCGTCACTGCGGCATTTCTCGCATGTGGTGCGGTGTCCACATGGTTTGCCGGAGCGGGGAGTGCGAGCGTGAGCACTCTAGGGTGGCCGATTGTCGCTACAGTCGTATTTGGAGCCGCCTTGGCATTCCTGGTGATCGCGCAGCGTCAGAGCATATATAGGTGTCGTTATCCGGCGATAGCTTTCCAAACGGAGATTCTTGAGAAGAGCTGCAGCTATGTTATCAATGAGCATGGCGAGCTATTGTATTCCAAACGAATAAAGCTCAAGGCCCTGCGTGACCAAATGGATGAATATATTGACAGATATTTCTGGTCTGGAGGCGGTGTGCCCAAACCGGAGCCGGGTGAGGGTGCTCAGGAGATCACTGAAGTGGCTCGCGTTGGAGTATGGGAATATTATCGTATCTTCTTTGGCCGCGTCCTGCACCGAGGCGATGTTCACGAAATAGAGATCACGTGGCCGTTGACGAACTGGCGCGACTCGTCGCCCTTTGTGGCACTCTCCACCAGAGAACCGACGCATAAACTTGTCTTCGATGTCAAGCTGCCTGCCGATGAAGTCGGTGGAAGTGTTCTGGCGGAGGAAATCGCGGGCATCGACTCCATCTATCCTTTCAACACGGAGGAGATCGAACTCGACCATGGTCGGTGCAGGTGGGTAGTGGACAGGCCATCGCTCTACACGCAGTACCGGCTACGTTGGACTTGGAAGGGTGCGCAGGCCAAGACAATTCCCGTTTTGGTGGAAGAGGCCAAAGCGGTTGAAGGTACTGACCGCGAAGCCGGGCCAACAAGAGTCCCCCATCTTTAATCGAATTGACCGTGCTGGCGGCACATCTTTGTTAGAGTGCTCCCTGATAAAGGGGGCATTTATGGATGAATAATTATTTGTCGATATGTAAGCCAATGGGCGGCCGGGTATTCCGGTCGTCCGCTTTACGTTTCAGCGTGACTACGTATCCCAATGGGGTGGACGCTGGCCATGGCCAAGCGGCACCTCGCGACTTTCTTCGACCGGAATTCCGAGGCGAGTGAAGATTTCGAGCGCCGACTCACGGTCGCGTTGGGCAGAAAGTTTGTCGCCTCCCGTGTCGTGCGCTTCGGCGAGGGCCACCAAGGTTCTGGCCTCCAACAGGGGGCGTGGCATCGAACGGAACGCCGCCAGCGCCGCGTCGCCATAGTTGATCGCCGTATCACCGTCGCCAAGGCGCGCGTGCGCGAGGCAAAGTAGACGGTCAGCCTGAGCTCGCTGCAATGCTCCCATCTGATCGGTGTTGGCCGGGTGGGAGGACATGAGCCGGTCAATGGCCTGGCGGGGATGGCCGGTTTGGATTTCGAGTTCGGCCATCCCGCATTCAGCCATGTCGCGCAAGCCGGAGCGGTCGGTCTGGGACGCGTGGCGCAGCGCCTCGGCCAGGTCCTCATGCGCGGCGTCGTAGCGGCCGCGCGCCCGGTTGATCTCGGCGCGGAGGATCAGGGTGAGGGCATGGTACTTGGCGCCGCTGGAATCCGGTTGGTTCAGGATGTCGGTGATCAGTGGTTCGGCGTCACTGAAGCGACGGGAGCTGACGTATTGTTCGCACAGGCAGTAGCTGATGCCTTGGCGGAAGAATCGCAGGGATGGTTGCTCAGTCAGCTTCAGCGCCATCGTTGTCCACTTCTCGCCTTCTCCGTAATCGCCCAACTCGGCGTAGAGGGTTCCAAGGGTGGAGGCGCGGATGGTCGCGAAGAGGTCGTCGCCGGTGGCCACCGCGGCGTTGTACGACTCGAGGACGAGGGGGACGGCCTCGGCGACGCGGCCCATGTCGCCCAGGTAGAGACCGAGGTTGCCCACGTACTTGCCCACCGGGTCGTCCACG containing:
- the pheS gene encoding phenylalanine--tRNA ligase subunit alpha codes for the protein MTYRSDPYDPKEAAYLSPQALDDAIATAEKAFAEAGDADTLASIKHLHLGDKAPISLARREIGSLPPAAKADAGKRVNTARQAVTVAYEARAEVLAAEAAQRVLREETVDVTVPVDRRPRGARHPLTLTAERIADFFTAMGYQISEGPEIEPEWFSFDALNIGPDHPARSMMDTFYLDAAGRGAASGLTLRPHTSSVQIHTMLTQEPPIYAVSPGRVYRTDEVDATHSPVFHQTEGIVIDKGITMAHLKGTLDHWAKAMFGVQARTRLRPSYFPFTEPSAEVDVWFAAHRDGPRWIEWGGCGMVNPRVLRACGIDPTIYSGFAFGMGIDRAVMLRHGVTDMRDMFDGDVRFPLALGTEE
- the pheT gene encoding phenylalanine--tRNA ligase subunit beta translates to MRVPLSWLREYVALPQDLPIADLDAAFVQCGLEVDTVEDLRDNVTGPLVVGTVASFEVLTDFKKPIRYCQVDVGEPEPRGIICGASNFAEGDRVVVALPGAVLPGGFAISARKTYGHVSDGMIASARELGLGEDHSGIMVLPDSAEAPNGADARPVIGLDEVIFELELTPDMSHCFSMRGIAREVAHRLGVGFTDPAGLTTEPAATADGPHPLRVDDPLGCDRFATRAVRGLDPAAASPEWLRRRLIHAGMRPISLAVDVTNYLMLELGQPMHAWDLATLKGTLVVRRAAAGEKLTTLDDVERSLDAEDLVICDDTGPLSLAGIMGGETSEISDSTTDVLMEAAHWDPTTMARTGRRHRLSSEAGKRFERGVDPALCRVAVQRAIDLLVEYGGGTVDASVGDIDNRRPTATIRLAADLPSRIAGVSYDTTRVGAALDACGCTWTAEADTLTVTPPSWRPDMTDQADVVEEVIRLDGYDKVPSVLPAAPPGRGLTPTQRRRRHIGRALASAGYVETLTYPFGDPTVFDALGLPADDPRRQVLTLANPIVDAEPALRTTLIPGLLKALKVNVDRGIRDVGLFETGLVFNPRPGWEDQPLPQLPVDRRPTAAELAVADALRPHQPQHLATVRCGHIESDGWWGPGRLGDWSDAIAAARTIASASGVELEVRQAQHAPWHPGRCAELLHNDTVVGHAGELHPSVCDALEVPRRTCAVEINLDAIGFPEVPPGPSISHYPVALIDVAVVVDATTPAAQVASALSEGAGDLLEDIRLFDVFSGEQLGENRKSLAYKLTFRAPDRTLTADETVEARDRAVALAADRHGAVLRGA